From Woronichinia naegeliana WA131, the proteins below share one genomic window:
- a CDS encoding PspA/IM30 family protein, protein MSLLTRFRQVIRAQWTSLGQESQDPEKLLTEMTTQMELELIEMRRALAEAIATHKSSERQLAAQQIAAQKWYERAQLAIDKGNENLAREALEHRQAYQHHIQVLEQSLAEHQPVIRRLKGDLQTLERKYSEVKAKKSLYLARLKSAAAAQKLQEMMGGMDHLSASSLFERLENKVLELEAQSALTSFVNDPLEQKFATLEDQKGIEATLNQLKAQRRSLPPS, encoded by the coding sequence ATGAGTTTGTTAACACGCTTTCGGCAAGTCATTCGCGCACAGTGGACAAGTCTGGGGCAGGAAAGCCAAGACCCGGAAAAGTTGCTGACTGAGATGACCACGCAGATGGAGTTGGAATTAATTGAAATGCGACGTGCTTTAGCGGAGGCGATCGCGACCCATAAAAGCTCAGAGAGACAATTAGCAGCCCAACAGATAGCGGCTCAAAAATGGTATGAACGGGCTCAACTGGCGATCGATAAAGGCAATGAAAATTTAGCAAGAGAAGCCTTAGAACATCGTCAGGCCTATCAGCATCATATTCAGGTTTTGGAACAATCCTTGGCAGAACACCAACCCGTAATTCGACGATTGAAGGGCGATCTGCAAACCCTAGAACGTAAATATAGTGAAGTTAAGGCCAAAAAAAGTTTGTATCTGGCTCGCTTAAAATCGGCTGCTGCTGCCCAAAAGTTACAAGAAATGATGGGGGGTATGGATCATCTCAGTGCCAGTAGTCTCTTTGAACGTCTTGAGAACAAGGTTTTAGAATTAGAGGCTCAGTCCGCTCTTACCTCTTTCGTCAATGATCCCCTTGAACAAAAATTTGCTACCTTAGAAGACCAGAAAGGTATTGAGGCCACTCTCAATCAATTAAAAGCCCAACGTCGCTCTCTGCCCCCTTCCTAA
- the crtA gene encoding cyanoexosortase A: protein MKSLPLPAIADLKTNQFWLLGLAACLIGIHFTLTEQANSSDFLGLSILVWFAIGSLINRKRHTLKLNSDFPSTLLGGLLIAIVLLRSANAVVNPGLTLIPLISGMGLALLASGFKGLGQYWREMIMLGLLAIPAELGIGILNIANPLALVITKLVGFSLWYLGFQVSTQGNHLYLPTGGIIINDVCAGVNNLTYLLKVSIIFLLLFPVSGWKKRLSVPLVALALAFIMNISRVAILAVLSPSDPTAFNYWHEGEGSLTFTLIIVILFGTYYLFLLRREKTLS from the coding sequence ATGAAATCTTTGCCCCTACCAGCGATCGCTGATTTAAAAACAAACCAATTCTGGTTATTAGGATTGGCCGCTTGTTTAATCGGCATTCATTTCACCCTGACAGAACAGGCTAATTCCTCCGATTTTTTGGGATTGAGTATTCTGGTTTGGTTTGCGATCGGTTCTCTGATTAATCGTAAACGCCACACCCTTAAACTGAACAGTGACTTCCCTTCCACCTTATTGGGGGGACTCTTGATTGCAATTGTGCTATTAAGGAGTGCTAATGCCGTTGTTAATCCGGGTCTGACCCTCATTCCCCTTATTAGTGGTATGGGATTAGCTCTGCTGGCTTCTGGTTTTAAGGGTCTGGGTCAATATTGGCGAGAAATGATTATGTTGGGGCTACTAGCCATTCCGGCCGAATTGGGCATTGGTATTCTGAATATTGCCAATCCTTTAGCCCTTGTAATTACCAAATTGGTTGGTTTTAGTCTTTGGTATTTGGGCTTTCAAGTATCAACCCAAGGTAATCATCTCTATTTACCGACCGGTGGCATTATTATTAATGATGTCTGTGCGGGCGTTAATAATCTCACCTATCTTCTCAAAGTTTCTATCATTTTTTTACTATTATTTCCTGTCTCTGGTTGGAAAAAAAGACTTTCTGTTCCCCTCGTCGCTTTAGCCCTAGCATTTATCATGAATATTAGTCGTGTGGCGATTCTTGCTGTTCTTAGCCCCAGTGACCCGACTGCTTTTAACTATTGGCACGAAGGCGAAGGCTCCTTAACCTTTACCCTCATTATTGTTATTCTGTTTGGGACTTACTACTTGTTTCTGCTGCGCCGTGAAAAAACGTTATCATGA
- a CDS encoding cyanoexosortase A system-associated protein has product MTFVKVLFFPQSYRLQPLNFPATVPLPNWQQAPAITLSKPTQAEADKLFNFINGQAYQYRQGPKTLTIEMRYFAPSVGDVKALITYYRNANVPPLTLKQMPGMGYYALLTDKQRSHLTACLTPKGGTVVTREQFFQTRYTSDLRPNRLLSWMVGRTPLLDNRCLWMDLSLPENNISEQGSNYTLLQQVWPTWSQWWQTYFEQHLP; this is encoded by the coding sequence TTGACCTTTGTAAAAGTCCTCTTTTTTCCCCAGTCCTATCGTCTTCAACCCCTGAATTTTCCCGCCACTGTTCCCCTTCCTAATTGGCAACAAGCTCCAGCGATCACCCTTTCTAAACCCACCCAAGCAGAGGCAGATAAACTATTTAATTTCATCAATGGTCAAGCTTACCAGTATCGTCAAGGGCCAAAGACTCTAACCATCGAGATGCGTTACTTTGCACCAAGTGTCGGTGATGTTAAGGCACTGATTACCTACTATCGCAATGCCAATGTCCCCCCCCTAACCCTCAAGCAAATGCCTGGTATGGGCTATTATGCCTTACTGACAGATAAACAGCGATCGCACCTCACCGCTTGCCTCACCCCAAAAGGCGGTACTGTAGTAACAAGAGAACAATTTTTTCAAACTCGTTATACTAGCGATCTGCGTCCGAATCGTTTACTATCATGGATGGTTGGTCGTACTCCTTTGCTGGATAATCGTTGTCTTTGGATGGATCTATCTTTACCAGAAAACAACATTTCTGAACAAGGCAGTAATTATACTTTGCTCCAACAAGTTTGGCCCACTTGGAGCCAATGGTGGCAAACTTATTTTGAACAACATCTTCCCTAG